TCACAAGCTTGATGGAGCCTTTCTTGTGAGCTTCAACGAGGTAGGGCAAGAGGTTGTCGCCAACGGTACCGTTGTGACCAAGAAGAGCGACAGTGGGAGACATAGTGTTAACTGTTGGTGTGTTTTGTTAAAGACCAAGTAGTATTGCTTGATTTGCTTGATTTTGAGAACTGTGGGTGGACGAGTTACAGTAGTCGAAAGCTGTTGTCTTGTATAAATAGACCTCGGGTCGACAGACCTGGCACGACCTAAACAGGAGTTGTTGATAATCAACGGCTACTTGCGACGAAATGCGTGCTTGCATGAGTCATCTTTGTTGTCGCGATAGCATATGGCTTATTTCGTGCTTGCTCATATTTATTCGCAGCTTCTTGTTTTCCCGACGGAAGGCTTGTGAACAtgtgaaagaagatgacaaaGTGCGAATGGCCGACGCGGGTGAGCTACATCAATCATGGATCGCTCATTCAGCAACTGATTATTCAGCtgaatcatcatcatttttcTGCTTAATAATTACTACAGGTTTCGCGTGGCGTGGTTAACTTTTTAGTCCGCAGATGAATTATTTGAACGAAAACACCTCCCACCCTCCTACTAACCCGTGAAGTACATACTGACCCTGGCCAGTCTCAGGAACATAAAAGTCCCATCTGCCGAGAACTAAAATGATGCCTTCCATAATAATGCATGTAAATAACCCGATGACACCAACCTAAAACGCAAgatcctccaccttccactTGCCGACGACTTCTTCTGGCAACCTCCCGttctcgtccttctttcccttctttttcccacccttcttcgctgctctctcttctgctttCTTCGCTTCCCTCCTCGCAAGAGTTAACAATGCCTCCACAGGGCCCCTCAGCTGACGGTATTCGTTTTGAACGGCTAAAAGCGGCTCCAGTGACGCTTGTGCCCTGGAAAGAATATCGTGGGAAGCGGAGTGTGaaatgaaggaaggaaggtgagCGTCTAAAATAAGAGAGGTATGCGTGACAAGAGATTgtagagatggaagattgtcttctttctcctggGACACAGACTCATCCCAGCCTTTTAATCCCTCGGACAAAGTCTCAACGTAGTCTTCCATCCACTGAACGAGGACCTTTAACATGGCGGCAGCATCTTCCACTGAGAGAGTCTTATACAAGTCCAATCGGTAGGAAGGAccaggagggggaagagcCAGAATtatctgaagaagagcggtCAGAGAGGGGACAGATGAAGCGTTTGATGATTGAGCAGATTTTTGGAGAAGTATAATGATCGTTGATGACGGGATAGTGGGGATATTTTGGAGGGCAAGCGTAATATTTTCCTGTCATAATCGTTAGTAAACAGACATAACAAGGAGTGACATTCAATTTACCCAATCGCCAAGCGGTAATAACCCGTCCACGACGacaccttccttccacATGCCATCACTCACAACCCTTCTGCTTACAAGGTCCTTCAAAATTTCACCGGCATAGACACCTTTTGGCTTGCTGTCTTCGTTTAGCGCCGCCCCAAACACGGCGCGGACCACTTTCCTGACGAACCTGTCACTGAAGACGCCTTCTGCGGTATCAGATTCCTTAGCAACCCAGTCTCTCCAAGTTTTCTGAGCTCCAGTCACgtccttgctcttcaaagCCTTTTCCAGTCCTTCAAGGACCTTgtcttgcttcttctccaattcactctttccttgcttcttctccgttcCCTCAACCTCCAGATACTCTCCTGTCCTTGCCTTACTGCCAAGAAGCGATCCCATCCCGACGCCACGTTCAGGTAAAGCTACTTCACATGTGTAAAGCACACTCCTACCGCTagacccttctccttcactgTGTTTATGAGAGAGGACGACACCGATTGTGTACACCCCAGAGCGAACGGAAAGGATAGATAGAGCAGAAATTGTTCCAGAAGAGgtgaatgaagaaagcgGGGTAGTGGTGAGGATTGTGGGCAAGTTGGAGGCAGGaatggcgagaagaagggaaggggatggatggggagtgggaagaaggacgagggGAAGGGTAGgtgaagggagagagagaagaagaggcgcggaggaagggtgaaggagacgaacaggggaagagggtgtTGAGAGAGTTCGAGCAGAGGTGGTGTAGAGATTATGTTGTTCATCTTGAAATGTTGACAGTCAGTAAATGAAGCTTTGATATTGTTTATAAACGACGTACCGAGCACAGTAATGACGCCGTCATCGCTGACATCCCCAGCCACCAACTTGCCGTTACCAACCTTCCCTTCTAATATCCTCTCCAGCCGCCTATCCTCGATCCAAATCTTGGTCACTTCGATCCGTCCTGTTCTGTCCACAACGATAACCCTAACAGATTGTTTGGTTTCTTGGAGGATGACTCGGGAAGCAAGCAGCTCAGATGATTTTAAAGAGGCGGTGGAGATAGAATGGGATTGTAATTTGGAGTCGAGAAGATAGAattgggaggaggaagagatgagcaACAGGGGAGTCGCTGGGgacggaagatgatgtaTGGCACTTATTTGGCTTTTTATCTGCATAAAAAAGTCAATTAGCAAATCTCCCAACTGGCATGCTTAGGAAAACATACCCGGATAacctccttttctccctcttcccctttccatACCCACACTTCTTTACCGGCACCAACGGCAGTGACTCTCTCTTTGATTTCTATCTGTGTCTCCTTGGGTCCATCCAATCCTTCGTCTTGATCAACATCcatcccttcatcttccacgcCTTGATCATTCGCTCGAGGAGCCGAAACAGTCTTGGTAGTCCAAAAACTGACGGGTGAGCTGGTAAAAACAGTCGAGGGAGGGACAGTAAAGGACGTAGTTGCTCGAAGAGTCGTCAGCTATATATTTAAAATGTCAGCAATCATCCCTTGAAATATTGGAAACAAGACTTGGACCCACATCATACGTCCAAACACCATCACCTTGGACAGCAGCGACCGCGGACTTCTTGTCCCCGACGACAGGGTTTAACCTAACATGAGGGTTTTTAGAGCTTGAAGCATGGGGCTGAGAGAATGTTGTAAGGGATGTCGGGGAAGATATCAAAGccattttttttggtgAATACCTGGCCGATGGACGGATGTTGAAGTATAAGTTATAGTCCATAACAAGCTTTTGGCCAAAACTGCAACGCAAGGCAAAATGAAGAAATCTTTTGAGTTACGTAACGTatgaaaagtggaggtcgTCGAGGCCATAAAAAGAAACGAGGACAAAACGAAAAAGGTTCTCATGTTCACAACATAGATGGTCCTAGCCATATAAATATAAATATGCATCCTGTGACCCTGTTGAATAAGTCTGCAATCCCTTTCTACTATGAACGTTGAATGATCTCTACAACttttttgccctttttttttccatgCTTTGGCTTCTTACGCGCTCCTCGCCTTGAGCTTTTCGACCAACCTCTCGTTGACCTTCTTCATGTAGACGTCGGTGGTGACCCAGTCATCCCTAGTCATGTCCTTACCCTTCATCGCCAAAGCCAAATCCTTGGTCATGATACCGTCCTTGTCGATGACTTCAACACAGGCAGCTTCCAAGTCCTTGGCGAACGCCTCGAGCGCGGGGGTCTCGTCCAACTTGGCTCGGAAGGCAAGCCCTCGGGTCCAGGCAAAGATGGAGGCAACAGGGTTGGTAGAGGTTTCGTGACCAGCTTGGTATTGTCGGTAGTGTCGGGTGACGGTACCGTGGGCAGCTTCAGATTCCATGGTCTTGCCGTCTGGGGTGATGAGCTCGGAAGTCATCATACCGAGAGAACCGAAACCCTGGGCGAGAATGTCGCTCTGTATCTTTATCAGACGTGAttccaaaaaaaagaaaagaaaaaaagggattGGAAAAAGGGACATACCATGACATCACCGTCGTAGTTCTTGCACGCCCAAACGAAACCACCAGAAGACTTGATGGCCTGAGCAACCATGTCGTCGATGAGGCGATGCTCATAATAGACACCGAGCTTCTCAAACTCGGCCTTGTACGTAGATTCGTAGACCTCTTGGAAAATGTCCTTGAATCGGCCATCGTACTTCTTCAAGATGGTGCTGCGCATTTTCGTTAATAAAGGAGTCGTGACAAGTCCACGTATCCAAACTTACTTCTTGGTAGACATGAACAAGGGCATCTTCTTGCTTAAAGCCATCTTGAAGCTCGCGTGGGCGAAACCGTAAATGCTTTCGTCGGTGTTATACATGGCCAAGGCGAcacccttgcccttgaagTCGTAGACGTTGAGCTCGGTGGGGGCACCTCCTTCAGCGGGGGTGTAAGTGAGGGTGAGCTTTCCGGGTCCGGGGGCGATAAAGTCGGTGGATCGGTATTGGTCACCGAAAGCATGTCGACCGATACAGATGGGCTTGGTCCATCCGGGGACGGGCTTGGGGATCTTGTCGAGGATAATGGGCTCTCGGAAGACGGTTCCTCCGAGGATGTTTCGGATCTTACCAGAGGCGTCAGAACgaaaacaagaaggaaaaaaaaaaagatgtTCAGGGATTGGACTCACAGTTCCGTTGGGGCTTCGCCACATTTCCTTCAATTTGAATTCCTTGACTCGAGCCTCGTCAGGGGTGATGGTAGCGCACTTGACACCGACAGAGTACTTTTTGATAGCTTCGGCAGAGTCGATAGTGATTTGGTCGTTGGTCTATGCCACATATCAGAGAGGCATAGGAAAGGGGTATGTACGCcaaaaaaataaaacaAAACATACAGCATCTCGGCTCTCCATTCCCAAGTCGTAGTACTTGAGGTCAACGTCAACGTAGGGCAAGATAAGCTGCCACCTGGTCAGCTCGTGTATCGTCATGTAAAAAAAGGCAGAGATATACACACCTCCTCcctgatcttcttccagatgATCCTTGTCATCTCATCACCGTCAATCTCAACCACGGGGTTCTTGACCTTGATCCTGTCGATGCCGGCAGGGGTGGAAGCATAGTTGCGTGAAGCCATTGCGAATGCTAAAGGTCTAGTTGAtcggagaagagatgagcgCGTAAAGGCAGTGGTGCTTCGAGCGAGCTGTGGGAACATGACGCGTTATATATAATATCAGTTGATTGGCAGAGAGGATATTTGAGGTGGAGAGCATGCGTGTGGAAAGCATAGCAAAGGGGCGTGCCGGCCGTAACCGGTCGAAGGAAGAGTGGTGCGAACACGGGGTGGCTGGTCCCGTCAAGGTTGCGGTGACTTGAGAGCCGAAGAAAGCCGGTGGGATGCGGGGGAATGGAATGGACGTGTGCTTACCATTTTTGGGAGAGAGACACAAAGTAACGAGacggggaaagagagggcAGTTGTGGATGTTTACAAGAACTGACAAGAAGATAAATACAAGTGTCTGAATTTTGTGCTCTGCATTATCTGCAGCCCATGGCCCACGACTCAACACCTCTTCGGGCGAACAAATTGCATTCGGCCGAGAGGTAAACGACTGGTGATGTCACCACTTTATCCCGACTCTTACTCTCCGTATAAAGAAAGCCTCTTTCGGCACTCCGCCTATCATAACCACCCTGATCCACACCATTCACCAGCATGAGACCCACACTCCTCCGCCTCGCCAATGCCTCTGGCCCACTCCCGCTCTCAGTGTCGCAGGCGTCTGTC
This window of the Cryptococcus neoformans var. neoformans B-3501A chromosome 2, whole genome shotgun sequence genome carries:
- a CDS encoding hypothetical protein (HMMPfam hit to Iso_dh, Isocitrate/isopropylmalate dehydrogenase, score: 367.0, E(): 2.4e-107) translates to MFPQLARSTTAFTRSSLLRSTRPLAFAMASRNYASTPAGIDRIKVKNPVVEIDGDEMTRIIWKKIREELILPYVDVDLKYYDLGMESRDATNDQITIDSAEAIKKYSVGVKCATITPDEARVKEFKLKEMWRSPNGTIRNILGGTVFREPIILDKIPKPVPGWTKPICIGRHAFGDQYRSTDFIAPGPGKLTLTYTPAEGGAPTELNVYDFKGKGVALAMYNTDESIYGFAHASFKMALSKKMPLFMSTKNTILKKYDGRFKDIFQEVYESTYKAEFEKLGVYYEHRLIDDMVAQAIKSSGGFVWACKNYDGDVMSDILAQGFGSLGMMTSELITPDGKTMESEAAHGTVTRHYRQYQAGHETSTNPVASIFAWTRGLAFRAKLDETPALEAFAKDLEAACVEVIDKDGIMTKDLALAMKGKDMTRDDWVTTDVYMKKVNERLVEKLKARSA
- a CDS encoding hypothetical protein (HMMPfam hit to Iso_dh, Isocitrate/isopropylmalate dehydrogenase, score: 367.0, E(): 2.4e-107) is translated as MLARSTTAFTRSSLLRSTRPLAFAMASRNYASTPAGIDRIKVKNPVVEIDGDEMTRIIWKKIREELILPYVDVDLKYYDLGMESRDATNDQITIDSAEAIKKYSVGVKCATITPDEARVKEFKLKEMWRSPNGTIRNILGGTVFREPIILDKIPKPVPGWTKPICIGRHAFGDQYRSTDFIAPGPGKLTLTYTPAEGGAPTELNVYDFKGKGVALAMYNTDESIYGFAHASFKMALSKKMPLFMSTKNTILKKYDGRFKDIFQEVYESTYKAEFEKLGVYYEHRLIDDMVAQAIKSSGGFVWACKNYDGDVMSDILAQGFGSLGMMTSELITPDGKTMESEAAHGTVTRHYRQYQAGHETSTNPVASIFAWTRGLAFRAKLDETPALEAFAKDLEAACVEVIDKDGIMTKDLALAMKGKDMTRDDWVTTDVYMKKVNERLVEKLKARSA